Proteins from a genomic interval of Candidatus Kapaibacterium sp.:
- the folD gene encoding bifunctional methylenetetrahydrofolate dehydrogenase/methenyltetrahydrofolate cyclohydrolase FolD translates to MEKIIDGKKISQDIREEIFSKATAFKESTGIIPGLALMIVGNDPASEVYVGMKAKTCEKLGFYSLIERLPETTSQEQVLAMIDEWNNRPDIHGILVQMPLPKHVSDMEVIKRINPDKDVDGFHPVNVGKLVAGIPCLQACTPAGIMELLKRSNVSLKGKHAVVLGRSNIVGKPIANLLYQKNKDANAIVTICHTAAQDIAYYTRQADVLIAAAGAPEIIKRDMIKEGVVIIDVGTNRVEAPGTEKGYRLTGDVDFNDVYDKVSLITPVPGGVGPMTITMLMYNTLEAAIMQSR, encoded by the coding sequence ATGGAAAAAATTATTGACGGGAAGAAAATTTCCCAAGACATCAGAGAAGAAATCTTTTCAAAGGCAACTGCATTTAAAGAAAGCACAGGAATAATTCCCGGACTTGCGTTGATGATAGTAGGCAATGACCCTGCATCGGAAGTTTACGTGGGAATGAAAGCAAAAACTTGCGAAAAACTTGGCTTTTATTCGCTAATAGAGCGATTGCCCGAAACTACAAGCCAAGAGCAAGTTTTAGCAATGATTGATGAGTGGAACAACCGCCCCGACATTCACGGAATACTTGTCCAAATGCCGCTTCCGAAGCACGTTAGCGATATGGAAGTCATCAAGAGAATCAACCCTGACAAAGACGTTGACGGATTCCATCCTGTAAATGTCGGTAAATTAGTAGCCGGAATTCCTTGCTTGCAAGCCTGCACCCCTGCCGGAATCATGGAATTATTGAAACGGAGCAATGTATCGCTCAAAGGCAAACATGCTGTAGTGTTGGGCAGAAGCAATATTGTGGGCAAGCCGATTGCAAATTTGTTATACCAAAAAAACAAAGATGCAAATGCGATTGTCACTATTTGTCATACAGCAGCGCAGGATATAGCCTATTATACTCGCCAAGCAGATGTATTGATTGCCGCCGCAGGAGCACCTGAAATTATCAAAAGAGATATGATTAAAGAGGGTGTTGTTATTATTGATGTCGGCACGAACAGAGTAGAAGCTCCCGGCACCGAAAAAGGCTACCGTTTGACAGGCGATGTTGATTTCAATGATGTATATGATAAAGTGTCGCTAATAACACCTGTTCCGGGCGGCGTTGGACCGATGACTATTACAATGCTGATGTACAATACGCTCGAAGCCGCAATAATGCAATCGCGATGA
- a CDS encoding RluA family pseudouridine synthase — MNLESTILFEDDEIVVIDKPAGLLSIPDRFNKLLPNALDFLGSIYGEVYTVHRLDRDTGGVMVFARTAISHKSLNDQFENREVTKLYHAVISGKLMKDDLAIDIPLLTDPAGKGGVIPSARGKESLTEIRVLERYRIATLLECNLVTGRQHQLRAHVAAIGHPLLVDPHYGKADAFYLSMLKRRYNIPKDVVEKPIIKRITMQSKSIEFTHPIKNERVRFDTEYPLDFEVLLKSLRKYGA; from the coding sequence ATGAATCTTGAAAGCACAATATTATTCGAAGACGATGAAATTGTCGTAATTGACAAACCGGCTGGATTGCTCTCGATTCCTGACCGATTCAACAAATTATTGCCCAATGCTTTGGATTTTTTGGGTAGCATTTATGGTGAAGTTTATACAGTTCACAGATTAGACCGCGATACCGGCGGTGTTATGGTCTTTGCGAGAACCGCGATAAGTCATAAATCACTTAATGACCAATTCGAGAACCGTGAAGTTACAAAGCTTTACCATGCGGTTATTTCCGGCAAGCTGATGAAAGACGATTTAGCTATAGATATTCCATTATTGACAGACCCTGCCGGAAAAGGCGGGGTCATTCCTTCTGCGAGAGGCAAAGAATCGCTAACTGAAATACGAGTTTTAGAGCGGTATCGGATAGCAACATTGCTTGAATGCAACCTCGTTACAGGGCGACAACACCAATTAAGAGCACACGTAGCGGCAATCGGGCACCCATTGTTGGTTGACCCGCATTACGGCAAAGCGGACGCTTTCTACCTCTCGATGCTTAAACGGCGGTATAATATCCCAAAAGACGTGGTCGAAAAGCCGATTATAAAGCGAATCACTATGCAATCAAAATCAATCGAATTCACTCACCCAATTAAAAACGAAAGAGTTCGCTTCGATACCGAATATCCTCTCGATTTCGAGGTTTTGCTCAAATCATTGCGTAAATATGGCGCATAA